From one Nocardioides sp. Kera G14 genomic stretch:
- a CDS encoding phage holin family protein: MRFLAWLLTHAVALAVAAQLFDGIAFDGPDSGMAEIRHKLLPLLGVAIVMGVVNAIVRPVLTFISLPVVILTLGLFLLIINALMLKLTSWLAGGLGIGFHVEGLGTAVGGALVITVVTWAVDRLLEEDRRR, encoded by the coding sequence GTGCGCTTCCTCGCCTGGCTCCTCACCCACGCCGTCGCCCTTGCCGTCGCCGCGCAGCTCTTCGACGGCATCGCCTTCGACGGGCCCGACTCCGGGATGGCGGAGATCCGCCACAAGCTGCTGCCGCTGCTCGGTGTGGCGATCGTGATGGGCGTGGTCAACGCGATCGTGCGGCCCGTGCTCACCTTCATCAGCCTGCCGGTCGTGATCCTGACGCTCGGCCTCTTCCTGCTGATCATCAACGCACTGATGCTCAAGCTGACCTCATGGCTCGCCGGCGGTCTCGGCATCGGCTTCCACGTCGAGGGCCTCGGGACAGCGGTCGGTGGCGCACTTGTCATCACCGTCGTCACCTGGGCGGTCGACCGGCTGCTCGAGGAGGACAGGCGCCGCTAA
- a CDS encoding DUF2126 domain-containing protein — MSIKVALEHRTTYDFAHPVAVAPHVVRLRPAPHSRTPIEAYSLKVEPENHFLNWQQDPFGNWMARLVFPEKVSKLDITVGLVADMMVINPFDFFVEEYAETFPFDYEPSLLADLAPYLRPVENSAAAAEWKAARDARVAATLPEGGVPIVDFLAGLNSAVYADVAYDVRMEPGVQTPDETLTRAIGSCRDSAWLLVSLLRQYGLAARFVSGYLVQLAADQEALDGPSGPAADFTDLHAWCEVFIPGAGWVGLDPTSALFAGEGHIPLSATPHPSSAAPITGATEPVEVTFSFHNEVRRIHEDPRVTKPYTDEAWARIDALGTSVDERLAAGDVRLTMGGEPTFVSLDDQVSPQWNTEADGPQKRELATRLAERLQAVYAKGGVVHRGQGKWYPGEPLPRWNIALQWRTDGEALWDDPSLLADPWASDHGGAHSEVAERLARELTAVLGLPEEQLLAAYEDPLAMLAAEVRQPQGERPKAAIDEITADSLREIDGDVQTPTGWVLPLTTGEEWTSPSWSFRRGRLVLLPGTSAAGLRLPLDAISWVDPEFTGEPSYLETGPPLVPEVPTVEVVDPEGAPTTAVAVEERGGYVHVFLPPMDRLEDYTSLLKAIELAAVRAGTTLVIEGYGPPPDARLTQLVVTPDPGVIEVNVQPTASWAEQRELTTTLYEEARLARLSTEKFDLDGLHTGTGGGNHLTLGGTTPADSPLLRRPDLLASLITYWQRHPSLSYLFSGRFIGPTSQAPRFDEGRPEAVYEMEIAQRELARLTREQEELDLEPRPWLVDRLFRHLLTDLTGNTHRSEFCIDKLYSPDSSRGRLGLLELRGFEMPPHPQMALLQALLVRSMVAMFWEKPLTAPLVRWGTTLHEDFLLPRGCINDIRTVVADLRAAGIPFEESWLDPFTEFRFPRIGFTRVAGIELELRQAIEPWHVLGEEATGSGTSRYVDSSVERIQVRVTGLDPARHLVTCNDVPLPLTATDTPGEFYAGVRYKAWAPWSALHPTIEVHSPLHVDIVDTVSEVSLGGATYHVVHPGGRSYDTPPINANEAEARRAGRFEPRGFTAGRLDVAAMTERGRQAVSAEYPHILDLRRA; from the coding sequence ATGTCGATCAAGGTCGCTCTGGAGCACCGGACCACCTACGACTTCGCCCATCCGGTCGCGGTCGCCCCTCACGTCGTCCGCCTGCGGCCCGCGCCGCACAGCCGCACCCCGATCGAGGCCTACAGCCTCAAGGTCGAGCCTGAGAACCACTTCCTCAACTGGCAGCAGGATCCCTTCGGCAACTGGATGGCCCGGCTGGTCTTCCCCGAGAAGGTCTCGAAGCTGGACATCACCGTCGGCCTGGTCGCCGACATGATGGTGATCAACCCCTTCGACTTCTTCGTCGAGGAGTACGCCGAGACCTTCCCCTTCGACTACGAGCCCTCGCTCCTCGCCGATCTGGCGCCCTACCTCCGTCCGGTCGAGAACTCGGCGGCTGCGGCGGAGTGGAAGGCGGCGCGCGACGCCAGGGTCGCGGCCACTCTGCCCGAGGGCGGGGTCCCGATCGTCGACTTCCTGGCCGGCCTCAACTCCGCGGTCTATGCCGACGTGGCCTACGACGTCCGGATGGAGCCGGGCGTGCAGACGCCCGACGAGACGCTGACGCGCGCGATCGGTTCGTGCCGCGACTCGGCCTGGCTGCTGGTGTCGTTGCTGCGCCAGTACGGCCTGGCGGCGCGCTTCGTGTCGGGCTACCTGGTCCAACTGGCGGCCGACCAGGAGGCGCTCGACGGGCCCTCGGGTCCGGCAGCTGACTTCACCGACCTGCACGCCTGGTGTGAGGTCTTCATCCCCGGCGCGGGCTGGGTCGGCCTCGACCCGACCTCGGCGCTCTTCGCGGGAGAGGGTCACATCCCGCTCTCGGCCACGCCGCATCCGTCCTCTGCCGCGCCGATCACGGGGGCCACGGAGCCGGTCGAGGTGACCTTCTCCTTCCACAACGAGGTGCGCCGGATCCACGAGGACCCGCGCGTGACCAAGCCCTACACCGACGAGGCCTGGGCACGGATCGACGCACTCGGCACGTCCGTCGACGAGCGGCTCGCCGCCGGTGACGTGCGGCTGACCATGGGCGGCGAGCCCACCTTCGTCTCCCTCGACGACCAGGTCAGCCCGCAGTGGAACACCGAGGCCGACGGACCCCAGAAGCGGGAGCTGGCAACCCGACTGGCCGAGCGGCTGCAGGCGGTCTATGCCAAGGGCGGCGTCGTCCACCGCGGTCAGGGCAAGTGGTATCCCGGCGAGCCGCTCCCGCGCTGGAACATCGCGCTCCAGTGGCGCACCGACGGCGAGGCGCTCTGGGACGACCCGTCGCTGCTGGCCGACCCGTGGGCGAGCGATCACGGGGGTGCGCACAGCGAGGTCGCCGAGCGGCTGGCCCGCGAGCTCACCGCGGTGCTCGGCCTGCCGGAGGAGCAGCTGTTGGCGGCGTACGAGGACCCGCTGGCGATGCTGGCCGCTGAGGTGCGCCAGCCGCAGGGTGAGCGTCCGAAGGCGGCGATCGACGAGATCACCGCTGACTCGCTGAGGGAGATCGACGGCGACGTCCAGACGCCGACCGGCTGGGTGCTGCCGCTGACCACAGGTGAAGAGTGGACCAGCCCGTCCTGGTCGTTCCGGCGTGGCCGACTCGTCCTCCTGCCGGGCACGTCGGCGGCGGGGTTGAGACTGCCCTTGGATGCGATCAGCTGGGTCGACCCGGAGTTCACCGGCGAGCCGTCGTACCTCGAAACCGGGCCGCCGCTCGTCCCCGAGGTGCCGACCGTCGAGGTCGTCGACCCCGAGGGAGCTCCGACCACCGCGGTGGCGGTCGAGGAGCGCGGCGGATACGTCCATGTCTTCCTGCCGCCGATGGACCGGCTCGAGGACTACACCTCGCTGCTGAAGGCGATCGAGCTCGCGGCCGTCCGCGCCGGGACCACCCTCGTCATCGAGGGCTACGGCCCGCCGCCGGACGCGCGCCTCACCCAGCTCGTCGTCACGCCCGACCCCGGAGTGATCGAGGTCAACGTCCAGCCCACCGCCTCGTGGGCGGAGCAGCGTGAGCTGACGACGACGCTCTACGAGGAGGCCCGCCTCGCCCGCCTGAGCACGGAGAAGTTCGACCTCGACGGCCTCCACACCGGCACCGGTGGCGGCAACCACCTCACCCTCGGCGGTACGACGCCCGCCGACTCCCCACTCCTGCGCCGGCCCGACCTGCTCGCCAGCCTGATCACCTACTGGCAGCGACACCCCTCGCTCTCCTACCTCTTCTCCGGCCGCTTCATCGGACCGACGTCGCAGGCGCCGCGCTTCGACGAGGGCCGGCCCGAGGCGGTCTACGAGATGGAGATCGCCCAGCGCGAGCTGGCCCGCCTGACGAGGGAGCAGGAGGAGCTCGACCTCGAGCCGCGACCGTGGCTGGTCGACCGGCTCTTCCGCCACCTGCTCACCGACCTGACGGGCAACACCCACCGCAGCGAGTTCTGCATCGACAAGCTCTACTCACCCGACTCCTCGCGCGGACGACTCGGGCTGCTCGAGCTGCGCGGCTTCGAGATGCCGCCGCACCCGCAGATGGCGCTGCTGCAGGCCCTGCTCGTGCGCTCCATGGTCGCGATGTTCTGGGAGAAGCCGCTCACCGCACCGCTCGTGCGCTGGGGCACGACGCTGCACGAGGACTTCCTCCTGCCGCGGGGCTGCATCAACGACATCCGGACCGTCGTGGCGGACCTGCGGGCCGCCGGGATCCCCTTCGAGGAGTCCTGGCTCGACCCCTTCACGGAGTTCCGCTTCCCGCGGATCGGCTTCACCCGGGTCGCGGGCATCGAGCTGGAGCTGCGTCAGGCGATCGAGCCGTGGCATGTCCTCGGCGAGGAGGCCACAGGCTCCGGCACGTCACGCTACGTCGACTCCAGCGTCGAGCGGATCCAGGTCCGCGTCACCGGCCTGGACCCCGCACGGCACCTCGTCACCTGCAACGACGTGCCGCTGCCACTCACCGCGACGGACACTCCCGGAGAGTTCTACGCGGGTGTCCGTTACAAGGCGTGGGCGCCCTGGAGTGCACTGCATCCGACGATCGAGGTCCACTCACCGCTGCATGTGGATATCGTGGACACCGTGTCGGAGGTGAGTCTGGGTGGGGCGACGTACCACGTCGTGCACCCCGGTGGCCGCTCCTACGACACCCCGCCGATCAACGCCAACGAGGCCGAGGCCCGCCGGGCCGGGCGCTTCGAGCCACGTGGCTTCACCGCCGGTCGACTGGACGTCGCCGCGATGACGGAGCGTGGACGGCAGGCCGTCTCCGCGGAGTACCCGCACATCCTCGACCTCCGTCGCGCCTGA
- a CDS encoding SGNH/GDSL hydrolase family protein, which yields MPRALALSAMLVALLVATASLAGCGDARPKADASPTIITASQQQPLVYVALGDSYTGAPKLGTTLTRACRRTDQNYPHLVAADMGLTLVDVSCGGAKVRDLSHRQKAGVPAQVDAVRSDADLVTVSVGGNDVGIVKVVSSCVAAPAACDGAVAAVHGGVRQMRGRLTRVLRRIGRVAPHARLVVIGYPEILPANGRCLGADRARVKKAAKALRLIATAQRQAAWNAGATFLDARSFTRGHGLCTTAPWIARRTTATSKRYHPEAPEQRAIATALDGIVSTLR from the coding sequence GTGCCTCGCGCCCTCGCCCTTTCCGCCATGCTGGTGGCGCTGCTCGTGGCGACCGCATCGCTGGCGGGTTGCGGAGATGCACGGCCGAAGGCGGACGCATCCCCGACCATCATCACGGCGAGCCAGCAGCAGCCGCTCGTGTACGTCGCCCTGGGCGACTCCTACACCGGGGCACCGAAGCTCGGCACGACGCTGACCCGTGCGTGTCGGCGTACCGACCAGAACTATCCGCACCTCGTGGCGGCGGACATGGGGCTCACCCTCGTCGACGTCAGTTGTGGCGGGGCCAAGGTCCGCGACCTCTCGCACCGCCAGAAGGCCGGCGTACCGGCCCAGGTCGACGCCGTCCGGTCCGACGCGGACCTCGTCACCGTCTCGGTGGGCGGCAACGACGTCGGCATCGTGAAGGTCGTCTCCTCCTGCGTGGCCGCCCCGGCCGCATGCGACGGCGCGGTGGCCGCCGTCCACGGTGGTGTCCGGCAGATGCGCGGGCGGCTCACGCGCGTGCTCAGGCGGATCGGCAGGGTCGCGCCGCACGCCCGCCTCGTCGTGATCGGCTACCCGGAGATCCTCCCGGCCAACGGACGCTGCCTCGGCGCCGACCGCGCGAGAGTGAAGAAGGCCGCGAAGGCGCTCAGGCTGATCGCCACCGCGCAACGGCAGGCCGCATGGAACGCCGGTGCCACCTTCCTCGACGCGCGGAGCTTCACCCGGGGCCACGGTCTGTGCACCACCGCGCCGTGGATCGCCCGGCGCACCACGGCGACCAGCAAGCGCTACCACCCGGAGGCGCCGGAGCAGCGCGCCATCGCCACTGCGCTCGACGGAATCGTCTCCACCCTGCGCTGA
- a CDS encoding LutC/YkgG family protein — translation MSEWRGGSSSREEILGRVDRALDGVGPVAAPPLAPRRAQLVGPEALVELFAERVADYRATVVRADPDTVADAIAAALVGAESVIVPSGLSVDLAGVVPQVIVDDATLGAAELDRIDAVVTDATLGIAETGTIVLDHGPGQGRRAITLVPDVHVCLVRVDQVVTDVPDAVAVLGDPVRGGSPLTWISGPSATSDIELHRVEGVHGPRHLTVILIGPADR, via the coding sequence ATGAGTGAGTGGCGAGGCGGGTCGAGCTCGCGCGAGGAGATCCTCGGTCGGGTCGACCGGGCGCTGGACGGCGTCGGCCCCGTGGCCGCACCGCCTCTGGCACCGCGCCGTGCGCAGCTCGTGGGACCTGAGGCGCTCGTCGAGCTCTTCGCCGAGCGGGTGGCCGACTACCGCGCCACCGTCGTCCGCGCCGACCCGGACACGGTCGCCGACGCGATCGCCGCCGCGCTGGTCGGCGCCGAGTCCGTGATCGTGCCGTCCGGGCTGTCGGTGGATCTCGCGGGCGTCGTACCGCAGGTGATCGTGGACGACGCCACCCTCGGCGCCGCGGAGCTCGATCGCATCGACGCTGTCGTCACGGACGCCACCCTCGGCATCGCCGAGACGGGCACCATCGTGCTCGACCACGGCCCCGGACAGGGCCGCCGTGCGATCACCCTCGTGCCCGATGTCCATGTCTGCCTCGTCCGTGTCGACCAGGTCGTGACCGACGTCCCCGACGCGGTTGCGGTCCTCGGTGACCCGGTCCGCGGCGGCAGCCCCCTCACCTGGATCAGCGGCCCCTCGGCCACCAGCGACATCGAGCTCCATCGGGTCGAAGGCGTCCACGGACCTCGCCACCTCACCGTGATCCTGATCGGCCCGGCTGACCGCTGA
- a CDS encoding circularly permuted type 2 ATP-grasp protein, whose translation MTIFRDYAASVAQPMLGTGEASARFDEVIAPDGSLRPAWKGMAEVAVSITEADLQRVSGDIARFLADDGVSYARPGEGVGPWRLDPMPLVIDAAQWQPLEVGLAQRAELLNAILIDLYGDQRLLSEGIVPAPVVFGHPGFNRVVAGLGPHRADPRPLVLAATDLGRNADGEWLVLGDRAQAPSGIGYAMENRRVISRVLPELYREAGLHRMEPYFWALRSALIQSAQGDRSDPRVVVLSPGTHSETAYDQAFLASTLGFPLVQGGDLTVKDGWVYLRTPGGRLEKVDVILRRVDASWSDPLELRGDSQLGVAGLVEAVRRGRVRVVNGFGAGVLENPGLLPYLPAASEALLGESLRLPSVPTWWAGTADGLVAILDSIGHDNFMVRTLDGPAQSLAGLSRDELHTRVQAEPWRYVGQQLPLLSQAPTWSTTGAIARPVTLRTFTLRYGSAYRPLVGGLASVRDAAPLSKDVWVLKQTPGEPDQGLSDVLPMTHARSTTVLVPRALEDMFWSGRYSERAEDLLRLILATHVIAEDYRTRPRSTGGAALGVMLTVIARLSPWAPPGTDELDRLDEDFRSLLLDEHRGGSVAQSIEGMREAFAGVRDQLSSDMWRIFGSTDRAAGELRDNPWSHQIEESAGRMLTGILAMQGVTASMIRDAGWHSIRTGRFLERSLQLCHLLRTTATVRRGIDVDREVLNAVLASSESSVTHRRRYRGYVRPANVLELLLLDKENPRSLAFSLADLKRHLSALPASTGSSRPERLLDDLIATVESADIAALVAIGGSGRPNLEAFLDHVLYGLERLAEAIGEVHFASGPAPRPLNAMARSARPVA comes from the coding sequence GTGACGATCTTCCGCGACTACGCAGCGTCCGTCGCCCAGCCCATGCTCGGCACGGGCGAGGCGTCGGCACGCTTCGACGAGGTCATCGCTCCGGACGGCTCCTTGCGGCCGGCGTGGAAGGGCATGGCCGAGGTCGCGGTCTCGATCACCGAGGCGGACCTGCAGCGGGTCAGCGGCGACATCGCCCGCTTCCTCGCCGACGACGGCGTCTCCTACGCCCGACCGGGGGAGGGCGTCGGCCCGTGGCGCCTCGACCCGATGCCGCTGGTCATCGACGCTGCGCAGTGGCAGCCGCTCGAAGTCGGACTGGCCCAGCGCGCCGAGCTGCTCAACGCCATCCTCATCGACCTGTACGGCGACCAGCGGCTCCTCTCCGAGGGGATCGTGCCGGCGCCGGTCGTCTTCGGTCACCCGGGCTTCAACCGGGTCGTGGCCGGCCTCGGGCCGCACCGCGCCGACCCGCGTCCCCTGGTCCTCGCCGCGACCGACCTCGGCCGCAACGCCGACGGTGAGTGGCTCGTCCTCGGCGACCGGGCCCAGGCACCGTCCGGCATCGGTTACGCGATGGAGAACCGCCGTGTGATCTCGCGCGTGCTCCCCGAGCTCTACCGCGAGGCCGGCCTGCACCGCATGGAGCCCTACTTCTGGGCGCTCCGCTCGGCCCTCATCCAGTCCGCCCAGGGCGACCGCTCGGACCCGCGCGTCGTCGTACTCAGCCCGGGCACGCACTCCGAGACCGCCTACGACCAGGCCTTCCTCGCCTCGACCCTCGGCTTCCCGCTCGTCCAGGGCGGCGACCTCACCGTCAAGGACGGCTGGGTCTACCTCCGCACCCCCGGCGGCCGGCTCGAGAAGGTCGACGTGATCCTGCGCCGCGTCGACGCCAGCTGGTCGGACCCGCTCGAGCTCCGCGGCGACAGCCAGCTCGGCGTCGCGGGACTCGTCGAGGCGGTCCGCCGCGGACGGGTCCGGGTGGTCAACGGCTTCGGCGCCGGTGTACTCGAGAATCCCGGCCTGCTCCCGTACCTCCCCGCCGCCAGCGAGGCGCTCCTCGGTGAGTCGCTGCGACTGCCGAGCGTTCCGACGTGGTGGGCCGGCACCGCCGACGGGCTGGTCGCGATCCTCGACAGCATTGGCCACGACAACTTCATGGTCCGCACCCTCGACGGCCCTGCCCAGAGCCTCGCCGGCCTCTCCCGCGACGAGCTGCACACCCGCGTCCAGGCCGAGCCGTGGCGGTACGTCGGCCAGCAGCTGCCCCTCCTCTCGCAGGCCCCCACGTGGTCGACCACCGGCGCGATCGCGCGGCCGGTGACGCTGCGCACCTTCACGCTCCGCTACGGCTCGGCCTATCGGCCGCTTGTCGGTGGCCTGGCGTCGGTCCGTGACGCGGCGCCGCTGAGCAAGGACGTCTGGGTGCTCAAGCAGACGCCCGGCGAGCCGGATCAGGGGCTGTCCGACGTCCTGCCGATGACCCACGCCCGCTCGACGACGGTGCTGGTGCCACGTGCACTCGAGGACATGTTCTGGTCGGGGCGCTACAGCGAGCGGGCCGAGGACCTGCTCCGGCTCATCCTCGCCACCCACGTCATCGCGGAGGACTACCGCACCCGACCGCGGTCGACCGGTGGCGCGGCGCTCGGCGTCATGCTGACCGTCATCGCACGACTCTCGCCGTGGGCACCGCCGGGGACGGACGAGCTCGACCGCCTGGACGAGGACTTCCGCTCGCTGCTCCTCGACGAGCATCGCGGCGGCTCCGTCGCCCAGTCGATCGAGGGCATGCGCGAGGCCTTCGCCGGTGTCCGCGACCAGCTCTCCAGCGACATGTGGCGGATCTTCGGCTCGACCGACCGCGCCGCCGGCGAGCTCCGCGACAACCCGTGGAGCCACCAGATCGAGGAGTCCGCCGGCCGCATGCTCACCGGCATCCTCGCGATGCAGGGCGTCACGGCGTCGATGATCCGCGACGCCGGCTGGCACTCGATCCGCACCGGCCGCTTCCTCGAGCGCTCGCTGCAGCTGTGCCACCTGCTCCGCACCACCGCCACCGTCCGCCGCGGCATCGACGTCGACCGCGAGGTGCTCAACGCGGTCCTCGCCTCCTCGGAGTCCTCGGTCACCCACCGCCGGCGCTATCGCGGCTATGTCCGCCCCGCCAACGTCCTCGAGCTGCTCCTGCTCGACAAGGAGAACCCGCGCTCCCTCGCCTTCAGTCTCGCCGATCTGAAGCGGCACCTCAGCGCCCTTCCCGCCTCGACCGGGTCGTCGCGGCCCGAGCGGCTCCTCGACGACCTGATCGCCACCGTCGAGAGCGCCGACATCGCGGCCCTGGTCGCGATCGGTGGCTCCGGACGCCCGAACCTCGAGGCCTTCCTCGACCACGTCCTCTACGGCCTGGAGCGGCTCGCCGAGGCCATCGGCGAGGTCCACTTCGCCTCGGGCCCGGCACCCCGTCCGCTCAACGCCATGGCGCGGAGCGCAAGGCCCGTCGCATGA
- a CDS encoding (Fe-S)-binding protein: MRVALMVTCINDALYPGTGKAVVALLRRLGVEVDFPAAQTCCAQPMVNTGYLDEAVPVVRTFVDAFAGYDAVVTPSGSCAGSARHQHGLVARRSGDAGLAAAVAEVSPRVYELSEFLVDVLGVTDVGAYYPHTVTYHPTCHSLRMLGVGDRPRRLLESVRGLTLIDLPGADQCCGFGGTFAVKNADTSVAMGADKVRHVRDTGAEVLVAGDNSCLTHIGGLLSRQRAGVRTVHLAEILASTESAVLRAGAGR; encoded by the coding sequence ATGCGGGTCGCGCTGATGGTGACGTGTATCAACGATGCGCTGTATCCCGGGACGGGGAAGGCGGTCGTCGCACTGCTGCGCCGACTCGGTGTGGAGGTCGACTTCCCGGCCGCACAGACCTGTTGTGCCCAGCCGATGGTCAACACCGGCTATCTCGACGAGGCCGTCCCGGTGGTCCGCACCTTCGTCGACGCCTTTGCCGGGTACGACGCCGTGGTGACTCCGTCCGGGTCCTGTGCAGGCTCCGCGCGTCATCAGCACGGACTCGTGGCCCGACGCTCCGGCGACGCCGGGCTGGCCGCAGCCGTGGCGGAGGTGTCGCCACGGGTCTACGAGCTCTCGGAGTTCCTCGTCGACGTCCTGGGCGTGACGGACGTCGGCGCCTACTACCCGCACACCGTCACCTACCACCCGACGTGCCACTCCCTGCGCATGCTCGGGGTGGGCGACCGTCCTCGCCGACTGCTGGAGAGCGTCCGCGGCCTGACGCTGATCGACCTTCCCGGCGCAGACCAGTGCTGTGGCTTCGGCGGGACCTTCGCCGTCAAGAACGCCGACACGTCCGTCGCGATGGGGGCCGACAAGGTCCGTCACGTCCGTGACACCGGGGCCGAGGTGCTCGTGGCCGGCGACAACTCTTGCCTGACCCACATCGGCGGTCTGCTCTCACGCCAACGGGCCGGCGTGCGCACCGTCCATCTCGCCGAGATCCTCGCCTCCACCGAGAGCGCCGTGCTGCGGGCCGGAGCTGGCCGATGA
- a CDS encoding lactate utilization protein B: protein MSGTFVGMPAFPTGARAALADAQLRHNLAHATGTIRGKRARLVDEVDETGDWEALRLAGAGVKESALLTLGVQLRRLEEMLVANGAIVHWARDAGEANRIVADLVKAHRVDEVVKVKSMVTQEIGLNEALAAEGIAAWETDLAELIVQLGDDLPSHILVPAIHRNRAEIREIFLRAMKEVGRPAPEDLTDEPAVLAAAARAHLREKFLRAKVGISGANFAVAETGTLVVVESEGNGRMCLTLPEVLISVVGIEKVVSSWQELDPLLRLLPRSSTGERMNPYTSMWSGVTPGDGPQEVHVVLLDNGRTNALADEVGRQALRCIRCSACLNVCPVYERTGGHAYGSVYPGPIGAILNPLLRGVGRPGAEGEQLDSLPYASSLCGACFEVCPVRIDIPSVLVDLRAQVVDAHRGGIPKAGHRAEMLAMKGAAVGLGDARKLAFGERFTKVGLRLATRFAGLAGVPGLSKWGSARDLPSAPQESFRAWWKRTDGGRDE, encoded by the coding sequence ATGAGCGGCACCTTCGTCGGCATGCCTGCGTTCCCCACCGGCGCGCGTGCAGCGCTGGCCGATGCCCAGCTGCGCCACAACCTCGCGCACGCCACCGGCACGATCCGCGGCAAGCGAGCCCGTCTCGTCGACGAGGTCGACGAGACCGGCGACTGGGAGGCCCTGCGGCTGGCCGGCGCGGGGGTGAAGGAGTCGGCGCTTCTCACCCTCGGTGTCCAGCTGCGCCGCCTCGAGGAGATGCTCGTCGCCAACGGCGCGATCGTGCACTGGGCGCGTGACGCCGGGGAGGCCAACCGGATCGTCGCCGACCTCGTGAAGGCGCACCGCGTTGACGAGGTGGTCAAGGTCAAGTCGATGGTCACCCAGGAGATCGGCCTCAACGAGGCGCTCGCCGCCGAGGGCATCGCCGCGTGGGAGACCGACCTGGCCGAGCTCATCGTCCAGCTCGGCGACGACCTGCCCTCCCACATCCTCGTGCCTGCGATCCATCGCAACCGGGCGGAGATCCGGGAGATCTTCCTCCGCGCGATGAAGGAGGTCGGCAGGCCCGCGCCCGAGGATCTCACCGATGAGCCGGCCGTGCTCGCGGCCGCGGCCCGGGCGCACCTGCGCGAGAAGTTCCTGCGTGCCAAGGTCGGCATCTCGGGCGCCAACTTCGCGGTCGCGGAGACAGGCACGCTCGTGGTCGTCGAGTCCGAGGGCAACGGCCGGATGTGCCTCACCCTCCCCGAGGTGCTCATCTCGGTCGTCGGTATTGAGAAGGTCGTCTCGTCGTGGCAGGAGCTCGACCCCCTACTGCGGCTGCTTCCGCGCTCCTCGACGGGGGAGCGGATGAACCCCTACACCTCGATGTGGTCAGGCGTCACGCCCGGCGACGGGCCGCAGGAGGTTCACGTCGTGCTCCTGGACAACGGCCGCACCAACGCGCTGGCCGACGAGGTCGGCCGGCAGGCGCTGCGCTGCATCCGCTGCTCCGCCTGCCTCAACGTCTGCCCGGTCTACGAGCGCACCGGCGGGCACGCCTACGGCTCGGTCTACCCCGGCCCGATCGGCGCGATCCTCAATCCGCTGCTCCGCGGTGTCGGCCGACCCGGCGCCGAGGGTGAGCAGCTGGACTCCCTGCCGTACGCGTCCTCGCTGTGCGGGGCCTGCTTCGAGGTGTGCCCGGTGCGGATCGACATCCCCTCGGTGCTGGTCGACCTGCGTGCGCAGGTCGTCGACGCGCATCGCGGTGGGATCCCCAAGGCCGGCCACCGGGCCGAGATGCTCGCCATGAAGGGCGCGGCTGTCGGGCTGGGTGACGCTCGCAAGCTGGCGTTCGGGGAGCGCTTCACCAAGGTCGGCCTCCGCCTCGCCACGCGCTTCGCCGGCTTGGCGGGCGTGCCCGGCCTGTCGAAGTGGGGCTCCGCGCGCGACCTGCCCTCCGCGCCGCAGGAGTCGTTCCGGGCGTGGTGGAAGCGGACCGACGGAGGACGAGATGAGTGA